Proteins from a single region of Streptomyces spectabilis:
- a CDS encoding iron-containing redox enzyme family protein codes for MTVFTEPRHRSPELPDARGDLSGGVIAALRAGDAVPSPREARDADAYGDDLQLALYVLYELHYQGFAAVADEREWDPALLALRAALEQRFLKALRADAPPREGAEEALAALLVEPAGHDAASVSHHLQRDGEPWQLREYVALRSLYHLKEADPHAWVIPRLHGRAKAAMVAVEFDEFGAGRAEDVHARLFADLMADLGLETAYGHYLPAAPAAALAPVNLMSLFGLHRALRGALVGHFASVEVTSPPGSRRLAAALRRTGAGPAAQRFYDEHVVADAVHEQVVRRDVVGGLLAAEPALDAQVAFGVRATGVLEDRLGAGLLEAWRQGRSALRAP; via the coding sequence ATGACCGTCTTCACGGAGCCGCGTCACCGCAGCCCCGAACTCCCGGACGCCCGCGGCGATCTGTCCGGTGGAGTCATCGCCGCCCTGCGGGCCGGTGACGCGGTGCCCTCGCCTCGGGAGGCACGGGACGCGGACGCGTACGGAGACGACCTCCAGCTCGCCCTGTACGTTCTCTACGAACTCCACTACCAAGGGTTCGCGGCAGTGGCCGACGAGCGGGAATGGGACCCCGCCCTGCTGGCCCTGCGGGCCGCCCTGGAGCAGCGATTCCTGAAAGCCCTGCGGGCCGACGCGCCCCCGCGCGAAGGCGCCGAGGAAGCGCTGGCCGCGCTCCTGGTGGAGCCCGCCGGGCACGACGCGGCGAGCGTGAGCCACCACCTCCAGCGTGACGGAGAGCCGTGGCAGCTCAGGGAGTACGTGGCGCTGCGCTCGCTGTACCACCTGAAGGAAGCCGATCCGCACGCCTGGGTCATCCCACGGCTGCACGGCCGGGCCAAGGCGGCCATGGTGGCCGTCGAGTTCGACGAGTTCGGGGCCGGGCGCGCCGAGGACGTCCACGCGCGGCTCTTCGCCGACCTCATGGCCGACCTGGGTCTGGAGACGGCCTACGGCCACTACCTCCCGGCAGCCCCCGCCGCGGCCCTCGCCCCCGTGAACCTCATGTCCCTGTTCGGCTTGCACCGCGCCCTGCGCGGGGCGCTCGTGGGGCACTTCGCGTCCGTCGAAGTGACGTCGCCGCCCGGTTCGCGGCGCCTCGCCGCGGCCCTGCGCCGCACCGGCGCGGGACCCGCGGCCCAGCGGTTCTACGACGAACACGTGGTGGCCGACGCCGTACACGAGCAGGTCGTACGCCGTGACGTCGTCGGCGGTCTCCTCGCCGCCGAACCCGCCCTGGACGCCCAGGTCGCCTTCGGTGTCCGCGCCACCGGCGTCCTCGAAGACCGCCTCGGCGCCGGCCTCCTGGAAGCCTGGCGGCAGGGCCGCAGCGCACTGCGTGCTCCCTGA
- a CDS encoding cysteine hydrolase family protein → MSAVIVIDMINMYDHEDAERLLPSARRVVPVVADLLAAARAQGAPVVYANDNFGQWRSHHGEIVDAALAGPHADLVAPIVPDDEALFVVKARHSIFYETPLSYLLWELGVRHVVLCGQVTEQCVLYSALDAHIRHLDVTVVSDAVASIHPELADAALEMMRTNMGARVVRAQDVRFTGRE, encoded by the coding sequence CTGTCCGCCGTGATCGTGATCGACATGATCAACATGTACGACCACGAGGACGCCGAGCGGCTGCTGCCCTCGGCGCGCAGGGTCGTGCCGGTGGTGGCCGACCTGCTCGCCGCGGCACGGGCCCAGGGCGCTCCGGTGGTGTACGCCAACGACAACTTCGGGCAGTGGCGCTCCCACCACGGCGAGATCGTCGACGCGGCCCTGGCCGGTCCGCACGCGGATCTCGTCGCACCGATCGTGCCGGACGACGAAGCGCTGTTCGTGGTGAAGGCGCGGCACTCGATCTTCTACGAGACGCCGCTGTCGTATCTGCTGTGGGAGCTGGGAGTGCGCCACGTGGTCCTGTGCGGCCAGGTGACCGAGCAGTGCGTGCTCTACTCGGCGCTCGACGCCCACATCCGGCACCTGGACGTGACGGTCGTCTCCGACGCCGTCGCGTCGATCCACCCCGAACTCGCCGACGCGGCACTGGAGATGATGCGCACGAACATGGGCGCACGCGTCGTCCGCGCTCAGGACGTCAGGTTCACAGGGCGGGAGTGA
- a CDS encoding RNA polymerase sigma factor SigF, whose amino-acid sequence MPATHVGTDGELPLIEAPLSVEPRDARVLSKQFFARLAVLEEGTHDHQYVRNTLIELNLSLVRYAATRYRNRGDEREDIVQVGTIGLIKAIDRFDLTREVEFTTFAVPYIVGEIKRFFRDTSWAVHVPRRLQEARIELVKATEELSSRLDRDPTTAELAELMSLPEDEVVEARKAANAYTSSSLDTTLLTGAAGDESEAVLADFIGAEDAGYELVEDLNSLAPLIGELSERDREIVHMRFVEELTQAEIGERIGVSQMQVSRLLNRILGRLRAGLLPEGA is encoded by the coding sequence GTGCCCGCAACGCACGTCGGCACGGACGGTGAACTGCCACTGATCGAAGCGCCGCTGTCCGTCGAGCCGCGCGACGCCCGGGTGTTGTCCAAGCAGTTCTTCGCACGCCTCGCCGTGCTGGAGGAGGGCACCCACGACCACCAGTACGTCCGCAACACGCTGATCGAGCTGAACCTCTCCCTCGTGCGTTACGCCGCCACCCGCTACCGCAACCGCGGCGACGAGCGGGAGGACATCGTGCAGGTCGGCACGATCGGCCTGATCAAGGCCATCGACCGCTTCGACCTCACGCGCGAAGTGGAGTTCACCACGTTCGCCGTCCCCTACATCGTCGGCGAGATCAAGCGCTTCTTCCGTGACACCAGCTGGGCCGTGCACGTGCCGCGCCGCCTCCAGGAAGCCCGTATCGAACTGGTGAAGGCGACCGAGGAGCTGTCCAGCCGCCTCGACCGCGACCCCACCACCGCCGAGCTGGCCGAGCTGATGTCCCTGCCCGAGGACGAGGTCGTCGAGGCCCGCAAGGCCGCCAACGCCTATACGTCCTCGTCCCTGGACACCACGCTGCTCACCGGCGCCGCGGGGGACGAGAGCGAGGCCGTCCTCGCCGACTTCATCGGCGCGGAGGACGCCGGGTACGAACTGGTGGAGGACCTCAACAGCCTGGCCCCGCTGATCGGCGAACTGTCCGAGCGGGACCGGGAGATCGTCCACATGCGGTTCGTGGAGGAGCTGACGCAGGCGGAGATCGGCGAGCGGATCGGGGTGTCCCAGATGCAGGTGTCCCGCCTGCTGAACCGCATCCTCGGCCGGCTGCGCGCGGGCCTGCTGCCCGAAGGCGCCTGA
- a CDS encoding class I SAM-dependent methyltransferase encodes MQNVMATPSSSASTDAYAPGLDHYASRHRRDAVKRLWEEPVTFSILRAALAQVPTSRSLSVMDIGCGAGEGLHLLRALHATRALADLPRITYRGLDLDEGLLRLAARTHHEEDDAEFWHGDIREDLPEDPFDLYLSCGVPYSHLTADELLAALTRVFTAVRRNRTRSVVVVDVLGRYSLEWVPNWGRARWPYRMSFFQSDQEAQDVPMTFWDAGGLRDCIGQAARNAGAHMERQQLFDRSIMVGRHTATGQFNPQLPPYRTLINLLEDGDAVPLEDLRAPAVPEQAPPVQRAFFSQLFTQWNDVLDAAGASTRARSLPAAVGGPMVARGLRAVEHRLSSGLGVGHSLSAVVTLDERA; translated from the coding sequence ATGCAGAACGTCATGGCCACGCCCAGCAGCTCTGCTTCGACGGACGCCTACGCGCCGGGTCTCGATCACTACGCCTCGCGCCATCGCCGGGACGCCGTGAAGAGGCTCTGGGAGGAGCCGGTCACCTTCTCGATCCTGCGAGCGGCGCTCGCGCAGGTGCCGACGTCACGGAGCCTGAGCGTGATGGACATCGGCTGCGGCGCCGGTGAAGGCCTGCATCTGTTACGGGCCCTGCACGCCACGCGCGCCCTCGCCGACCTGCCCCGCATCACCTACCGCGGACTCGACCTGGACGAGGGCCTCCTGCGCCTCGCGGCGCGCACGCACCACGAGGAGGACGACGCGGAGTTCTGGCACGGTGACATCCGTGAGGACCTCCCCGAGGACCCCTTCGATCTGTATCTGTCCTGTGGTGTGCCCTACTCGCACCTGACCGCCGACGAGTTGCTGGCGGCGCTGACGCGGGTGTTCACCGCGGTCCGCCGCAACCGGACCCGCTCTGTCGTCGTCGTGGACGTCCTGGGCCGCTACTCCCTGGAGTGGGTGCCGAACTGGGGCCGCGCGCGGTGGCCGTACCGCATGAGCTTCTTCCAGAGCGACCAGGAGGCCCAGGACGTGCCCATGACCTTCTGGGACGCGGGCGGGCTGCGCGACTGCATCGGACAGGCCGCCAGGAACGCCGGGGCGCACATGGAGCGACAGCAGCTCTTCGACCGCTCCATCATGGTGGGCCGCCACACCGCCACCGGGCAGTTCAACCCCCAGCTGCCGCCCTACCGCACGCTGATCAACCTGCTGGAGGACGGCGACGCCGTCCCCCTCGAGGACCTGCGGGCCCCCGCCGTGCCCGAGCAGGCGCCGCCCGTGCAACGAGCCTTCTTCAGCCAGCTCTTCACCCAGTGGAACGACGTGCTGGACGCCGCGGGGGCGAGCACCCGCGCGCGCAGCCTCCCCGCCGCCGTCGGCGGCCCCATGGTGGCCCGCGGCCTGCGGGCCGTGGAGCACCGGCTCTCCTCGGGGCTGGGGGTGGGGCACTCGCTCAGCGCCGTCGTCACCCTCGACGAACGGGCCTGA
- a CDS encoding LysE family translocator, which produces MFSDVEWTTFFPAALLVAATPGANQLLSLRNGLRHGLTPAMSASLGRFTAFALMVVAVAAGLGAVLAASEVAFNVIKWCGVAYLVWLGGKTLATALRGRSGDERETGGDRPAPRDGDRREAGRPDTVRSWRLARQEFIVAASNPKALILFTVFLPQFLVHDAKDVAVPLLLLGAAYIAVEFLCACGYAALGSRLRSMGISRRARRVLDGFTGVAMLGLAGWLSTEQH; this is translated from the coding sequence ATGTTCTCTGACGTGGAGTGGACGACGTTCTTCCCCGCGGCCCTGCTCGTGGCGGCGACGCCCGGCGCGAATCAGCTGCTGAGCCTGCGCAATGGCTTGCGTCATGGGCTCACCCCCGCGATGAGCGCGTCATTGGGCCGCTTCACGGCCTTCGCCCTCATGGTGGTGGCCGTGGCCGCGGGACTGGGCGCGGTGCTCGCCGCTTCGGAGGTCGCCTTCAACGTCATCAAGTGGTGCGGTGTGGCCTACTTGGTGTGGCTGGGCGGAAAGACACTGGCCACGGCCCTGCGTGGCCGTTCGGGCGACGAGCGGGAGACGGGCGGGGACCGGCCCGCGCCGCGGGACGGCGACCGCCGGGAGGCCGGCCGCCCGGACACGGTGCGGTCCTGGCGGCTGGCCCGGCAGGAATTCATCGTCGCCGCGTCGAATCCCAAAGCCTTGATTCTCTTTACCGTGTTCCTTCCGCAGTTCCTCGTCCACGACGCCAAGGATGTGGCCGTACCGTTGTTGCTGCTCGGCGCCGCGTATATCGCCGTCGAATTCCTCTGTGCGTGCGGCTATGCGGCCTTGGGAAGCCGTCTGCGGAGCATGGGGATCTCCCGGCGTGCTCGGCGCGTACTGGATGGTTTCACGGGTGTGGCGATGCTGGGGCTCGCCGGATGGCTCTCGACGGAACAGCATTGA
- a CDS encoding VOC family protein, with protein MTAPATGTLHHVEVWVPDLDRAVASFGWLLEALGHVRFQSWTTGRSWRLGATYLVVEASPARTADRHDRCRPGLNHLAFHVEDHRAVEALVAEAPRHGWSLMFPDRHPHAGGERTYAAYLENTDGFEVELVAGTHP; from the coding sequence ATGACCGCACCGGCCACGGGGACGCTCCACCACGTCGAGGTCTGGGTGCCGGACCTCGACCGCGCCGTCGCCTCCTTCGGCTGGCTCCTCGAAGCCCTCGGCCACGTACGGTTCCAGAGCTGGACCACGGGCCGCAGCTGGCGGCTCGGGGCGACGTACCTGGTCGTCGAGGCGTCCCCGGCCCGTACCGCGGACCGGCACGACCGGTGCCGGCCCGGCCTGAACCACCTGGCGTTCCACGTCGAGGACCACCGCGCCGTGGAGGCCCTGGTCGCCGAGGCGCCGCGGCACGGCTGGAGCCTGATGTTCCCCGACCGCCACCCCCACGCCGGTGGCGAACGGACCTACGCCGCCTACCTGGAGAACACCGACGGCTTCGAGGTCGAACTCGTCGCCGGGACCCATCCATGA
- a CDS encoding HemK2/MTQ2 family protein methyltransferase, which translates to MTTRVRTATQGWPRTSPRARPVRLLTPPGVYAPQCDTELLLRALYREDIRTAAPVLDLGTGSGALALAAARLGAEVTALDISWRAVLTARINAFRAGQPVTVRRRDMTARVPPGPYDLVVSNPPYVPSFSALPPRRGAARAWEGGPDGRAFVNRVCDVSARTLRAGGALLIVHSALCGVAATLARLTDLGMDAQVTGREIVPFGPVLRSRRAWLRHRDLLGEDETCEELVVIRAERR; encoded by the coding sequence ATGACCACGCGCGTGCGGACAGCGACGCAGGGGTGGCCGCGGACGTCCCCGCGCGCCCGGCCGGTCCGCCTGCTCACCCCGCCGGGCGTGTACGCGCCGCAGTGCGACACCGAACTCCTGCTCCGCGCCCTGTACCGCGAGGACATCCGCACCGCCGCTCCCGTCCTCGACCTGGGAACCGGCTCCGGGGCCCTCGCCCTGGCCGCGGCCCGGCTCGGAGCCGAGGTGACGGCCCTCGACATCTCCTGGAGGGCGGTCCTGACCGCCCGGATCAACGCCTTCCGCGCAGGGCAGCCGGTCACGGTGCGCCGCCGGGACATGACCGCCCGGGTCCCCCCGGGGCCCTACGACCTCGTGGTCAGCAACCCGCCGTACGTGCCGTCCTTCTCTGCGCTGCCGCCCCGGCGCGGCGCCGCACGGGCCTGGGAGGGCGGCCCCGACGGCAGGGCCTTCGTGAACCGCGTCTGCGACGTGAGCGCCCGCACCCTGCGTGCCGGTGGCGCCCTGCTGATCGTGCACTCCGCGCTGTGCGGCGTGGCCGCCACGCTGGCCCGGCTGACGGACCTCGGCATGGACGCCCAGGTCACCGGCCGGGAAATCGTCCCCTTCGGACCCGTACTGCGCTCCCGCCGGGCGTGGCTGCGCCACCGCGACCTCCTCGGCGAGGACGAGACCTGCGAGGAACTGGTGGTCATCCGTGCCGAACGCCGCTGA
- a CDS encoding glycoside hydrolase family 16 protein encodes MPQRERRRGRTPLIAVTFGAALVVALLSAPAEASGASAPSEDACRTTTIVMPRGDCGPFRQVFAEDFEGDSVPLGSFTDCDHTPDRRTAYCGGLTGEYRANWWAYPTGWQDTAKSGADGNTGRAVGGVYHPEDTVSVGPADDGDGRMRIRMWRPSGGGDVHSAALVPKRVMEQAYGKFSARIKVTRLAAGYKSAWLHYGGGCEIDYPEQNWTDTITAFHHPCDGRPQGSFPTGARWTDWHTVSTEWTPGRVRFFLDGERVGEDTRGVPSRPLSWILQNESALYGPYAAPGSSAQLEITWITAYAYDGCGDSPAARPSRPPGIREDAAVPFPADVVSRPPRSGP; translated from the coding sequence ATGCCCCAGCGCGAGCGACGACGCGGACGCACACCCCTGATCGCCGTGACCTTCGGGGCCGCCCTTGTGGTGGCCCTTCTCTCTGCCCCCGCTGAGGCGTCCGGCGCGTCGGCGCCGTCCGAAGACGCCTGCCGTACGACCACGATCGTCATGCCGCGCGGCGACTGCGGCCCCTTCCGGCAGGTCTTCGCCGAGGACTTCGAGGGCGACTCGGTACCGCTCGGCTCGTTCACCGACTGCGACCACACCCCGGACCGGCGCACGGCCTACTGCGGCGGGCTCACGGGGGAGTACCGCGCCAACTGGTGGGCGTACCCCACCGGATGGCAGGACACCGCGAAGAGCGGGGCGGACGGCAACACCGGCCGCGCGGTCGGAGGGGTCTACCACCCCGAGGACACGGTGAGCGTGGGTCCGGCCGACGACGGCGACGGGCGGATGCGGATCCGCATGTGGCGCCCCTCCGGCGGCGGTGACGTCCACTCCGCCGCGCTCGTGCCGAAGAGGGTCATGGAGCAGGCGTACGGGAAGTTCAGCGCCCGCATCAAGGTGACCAGGCTCGCCGCCGGCTACAAGTCGGCGTGGCTGCACTACGGCGGCGGCTGCGAGATCGACTACCCGGAGCAGAACTGGACGGACACCATCACCGCCTTTCACCACCCTTGCGACGGCAGGCCCCAGGGCTCCTTCCCGACCGGCGCGCGCTGGACGGACTGGCACACGGTGAGCACCGAGTGGACGCCGGGCCGCGTGCGCTTCTTCCTGGACGGCGAGCGCGTCGGCGAGGACACGCGAGGCGTGCCGTCCCGGCCGTTGAGCTGGATCCTGCAGAACGAGAGCGCCCTGTACGGCCCCTACGCGGCCCCGGGGTCGTCGGCACAGCTCGAGATCACCTGGATCACGGCGTACGCGTACGACGGGTGCGGTGACTCTCCCGCCGCACGGCCTTCGCGGCCACCGGGCATCCGCGAGGACGCCGCCGTGCCCTTCCCGGCCGACGTGGTGTCCCGGCCGCCCCGGTCCGGTCCGTGA
- a CDS encoding VOC family protein produces the protein MPPATYCLVAVDCPDPAALAGFYAALLGGDIKRDSDDWYDLYVPGGHRIAFQRAEGHQPPQWPRADASQQLHLDFHVTDMDAAESQALSLGAMPLDLDDQGGRRGFRVYADPAGHPFCLCRA, from the coding sequence GTGCCCCCAGCCACCTACTGTCTCGTCGCCGTGGACTGCCCTGATCCCGCTGCCCTGGCGGGGTTCTACGCCGCGCTCCTCGGCGGCGACATCAAGCGGGACAGCGACGACTGGTACGACCTGTACGTGCCGGGAGGCCATCGCATCGCCTTCCAGCGGGCCGAGGGGCACCAGCCGCCGCAGTGGCCCCGCGCGGACGCCTCCCAGCAACTGCACCTCGACTTCCACGTCACGGACATGGACGCGGCCGAGAGCCAGGCCCTTTCGCTCGGCGCGATGCCGTTGGACCTGGACGACCAGGGCGGTCGGCGCGGCTTCCGCGTCTACGCCGACCCGGCGGGCCACCCGTTCTGCCTGTGCCGCGCCTGA
- a CDS encoding RidA family protein, protein MERTAVNPVTWSQELGFNQGELVSGHPRTLYVSGQTATSADGEPRHDGDIAAQLALSIDNLEAVLGEAGMSLAHLVRLNVYTTDVDRLMPHYGVLAARLGAAGVAPASTMLEVTRLAVPGQLVELEGTAVA, encoded by the coding sequence GTGGAAAGAACGGCGGTCAACCCGGTGACGTGGTCGCAGGAGCTGGGATTCAACCAGGGCGAGCTGGTCTCCGGGCACCCCCGGACCCTGTACGTATCGGGGCAGACCGCGACGAGCGCCGACGGCGAACCCCGGCACGACGGGGACATCGCGGCGCAGTTGGCCTTGAGCATCGACAATCTGGAGGCCGTGCTCGGCGAGGCCGGCATGTCCCTCGCGCACCTCGTCCGGCTCAACGTCTACACGACCGACGTCGATCGGCTCATGCCGCACTACGGCGTGCTCGCGGCGCGGTTGGGTGCCGCCGGGGTCGCGCCGGCCTCCACGATGCTGGAGGTGACGCGCCTCGCGGTCCCCGGCCAGCTGGTCGAGCTGGAGGGAACCGCCGTGGCGTGA
- a CDS encoding CDGSH iron-sulfur domain-containing protein, whose product MPNAAERPRRVTIGPDGPLLVEGPVEVVADDGTVHVSRRFTVAVCTCRRSRTYPWCDTSHRPRESRRGRPPSLTGGEERGAVS is encoded by the coding sequence GTGCCGAACGCCGCTGAGCGCCCTCGCCGCGTCACGATCGGCCCCGACGGGCCCCTCCTCGTCGAGGGCCCGGTGGAGGTCGTCGCCGACGACGGCACCGTCCACGTCTCGCGGCGCTTCACCGTCGCGGTCTGCACCTGCCGCCGCAGCCGTACGTACCCGTGGTGCGACACGAGCCACCGTCCACGGGAGAGTCGCCGAGGGCGGCCGCCGTCCCTGACCGGCGGCGAGGAGCGCGGGGCCGTGTCATGA
- a CDS encoding helix-turn-helix transcriptional regulator, producing the protein MRADRLVSLVLLLRRHGRMTADALARELEVSTRTVLRDIEALSAAGVPVYAERGRHGGFALLPGFQTELTGLNHDEALAVLTAGSALGEQVFGLGSALASAMRKVVDALPEDHRATASDAARRFLVDPETDLLARRRVVDDIPGATMVEVRRAVLTGHKLRIHYAASDQAPRWRTVDPIGLVTVRDRGYLLAARAGEDRTYRLSRVLAAEALPEAAERPHRVDLDRIWRERSARFLSDGDHMAVRVRVDPARREELLDTALAVRAEEPEADGWLRLEVTFQDARHAEWALWQLGTEAEALAPRSLRAALHRRATTVAARYGAPPSA; encoded by the coding sequence ATGCGTGCCGATCGGCTGGTCTCCCTGGTCCTGCTGCTGCGCCGGCACGGCCGGATGACGGCGGACGCGCTCGCCCGCGAGCTGGAGGTGTCCACGCGTACCGTGCTGCGCGACATCGAGGCGCTGTCGGCGGCGGGTGTCCCGGTCTACGCCGAACGCGGCCGACACGGCGGTTTCGCGCTGCTGCCCGGTTTCCAGACCGAGCTCACCGGCCTCAACCACGACGAGGCCCTCGCCGTCCTGACCGCCGGATCGGCCCTCGGCGAGCAGGTGTTCGGCCTCGGCTCGGCGCTCGCCTCGGCCATGCGGAAGGTGGTCGACGCACTGCCCGAGGACCACCGGGCCACCGCGAGCGACGCGGCCCGGCGCTTCCTCGTCGACCCGGAGACCGACCTGCTCGCGCGCCGTCGGGTCGTCGACGACATACCCGGCGCCACCATGGTCGAGGTCAGGCGCGCGGTCCTCACCGGACACAAGCTGCGCATCCACTACGCGGCCTCGGACCAGGCCCCGCGGTGGCGCACGGTGGACCCCATCGGCCTGGTGACCGTGCGCGACCGGGGCTATCTGCTGGCCGCACGAGCGGGCGAGGACCGCACCTACCGGCTGTCCCGCGTCCTGGCCGCCGAGGCGCTCCCCGAAGCGGCGGAGCGCCCCCACCGGGTCGACCTGGACCGGATCTGGCGGGAGCGCTCCGCGCGGTTCCTCTCCGACGGCGACCACATGGCCGTGCGGGTACGGGTGGACCCGGCGCGCCGGGAGGAGCTCCTGGACACCGCCCTCGCCGTCCGCGCGGAAGAACCGGAAGCGGACGGCTGGCTGCGCCTCGAAGTGACCTTCCAGGACGCCCGGCACGCCGAATGGGCGCTGTGGCAGCTCGGCACGGAGGCAGAAGCCCTGGCCCCGCGGTCGCTGCGCGCCGCCCTGCACCGGCGCGCCACCACGGTCGCCGCCCGCTACGGAGCTCCGCCCTCGGCGTGA